A genomic window from Exiguobacterium acetylicum DSM 20416 includes:
- a CDS encoding aminotransferase class I/II-fold pyridoxal phosphate-dependent enzyme, translating to MKHIPLSIPHLSGQEARYVTEALETNWVAPLGPNVDAFERDMRAYTGAGAALATSSGTAAIHLALATLGVTTGDDVFCQSLTFIASTNPIRYVGASPVLIDSEEETWNMSPIALRRALIQAATRGKLPKAVIVVHLYGVAAQIEEIAALCEEYDVPLIEDAAESLGTRVNGRMTGTFGTFGIYSFNGNKIITTSGGGMLVANDPALIERAFYLGTQARQPVLHYEHTEVGYNYRMSNVAAGIGRGQLEVLDQRVDARRKIFDRYDRAFAPDGVTSQVEQTGTFANRWLSAFLLPGGQAQRDAMIRTLQQANAESRPVWKPMHLQPVYRDVPFVTAEGNDVSRRLFEDGICLPSASQMTFTEQAVVIRNVRHALQTTVRRNVQS from the coding sequence ATGAAACACATCCCGCTCTCCATCCCGCACTTAAGTGGCCAAGAAGCACGTTACGTCACGGAAGCACTCGAGACGAACTGGGTCGCACCGCTCGGACCGAACGTCGACGCCTTTGAGCGAGATATGCGTGCCTACACAGGGGCTGGTGCAGCACTTGCGACGAGTAGCGGAACGGCGGCGATCCACTTGGCACTCGCGACGCTTGGTGTCACGACGGGGGATGACGTCTTCTGTCAGTCCTTGACGTTCATCGCTTCGACGAATCCGATTCGCTACGTTGGTGCTAGTCCCGTCCTGATTGATTCGGAAGAGGAAACATGGAACATGTCACCCATTGCACTCCGACGCGCGTTGATCCAGGCAGCAACGCGAGGAAAACTTCCGAAAGCGGTCATCGTCGTCCATCTCTACGGTGTCGCAGCGCAAATCGAGGAGATCGCCGCCCTCTGTGAAGAGTACGATGTCCCGTTGATTGAAGACGCAGCAGAGTCACTTGGAACACGCGTCAACGGGCGGATGACAGGAACGTTCGGGACGTTCGGGATCTATTCATTCAATGGCAACAAAATCATCACGACGTCAGGTGGTGGGATGCTCGTCGCAAATGATCCAGCCTTGATCGAACGCGCCTTCTATCTCGGGACACAGGCGCGACAACCGGTCCTCCATTACGAGCATACGGAAGTCGGCTACAATTACCGGATGAGCAACGTCGCTGCTGGGATCGGACGCGGACAACTTGAAGTCCTCGATCAACGCGTCGATGCGCGGCGGAAAATCTTTGATCGTTACGATCGTGCCTTTGCACCGGACGGCGTCACGTCGCAAGTCGAGCAGACCGGAACATTCGCCAACCGCTGGCTCAGTGCTTTTCTCTTACCTGGTGGTCAAGCGCAACGTGATGCAATGATTCGGACGTTGCAACAAGCAAACGCAGAATCCCGCCCGGTCTGGAAACCGATGCACTTACAGCCCGTCTATCGCGATGTACCATTCGTCACAGCAGAAGGGAATGATGTCAGCCGGCGCCTGTTTGAAGACGGCATCTGCCTTCCGTCTGCTTCACAAATGACGTTCACCGAACAAGCCGTCGTCATCCGAAACGTTCGTCACGCCTTGCAGACGACCGTACGCCGGAACGTCCAGTCATGA
- a CDS encoding lipid II:glycine glycyltransferase FemX has translation MMSLSDERLIRDPREWDALVASYQLDCYYEHAYFELAKEQDEIPELFYYPTEFGTLIYPYLRRPIPGTRFEDITTPYGYGGPYFTGIWSLDQIREARARFEQYCHETGIVTETVRFHPLLHNQELGQHWCHQTDILQPTVTLELTDPFETIESGFSQMTRRNIRKARREGVTIRLGRPEEYSDFARLYQMTMDKHQADARYYFDQTYFDHFADGRIKNVLLLAEQEGRIIAGCIVLTGRQFAHYHLGASDPAYLSLRPNHLLFAEMIRWAKQAGLQALHLGGGTTRSDEDSLLAYKRSFGEANRTFFGLGTSILDTTIYDRLARQIKRQHPEVETGNWFPVYRTPLRQLSPRREETS, from the coding sequence ATGATGTCGCTAAGCGATGAACGCTTGATTCGGGATCCACGGGAATGGGACGCGCTCGTCGCGAGCTATCAGCTCGATTGTTACTACGAACATGCTTACTTCGAACTCGCAAAAGAGCAAGATGAGATTCCTGAATTATTTTATTATCCAACAGAGTTCGGAACGTTGATCTATCCGTACTTGCGGCGTCCGATTCCAGGCACACGCTTTGAAGACATCACGACGCCGTACGGCTACGGTGGTCCTTATTTCACAGGTATCTGGTCACTCGATCAGATTCGCGAAGCCCGCGCGCGATTCGAACAATACTGTCACGAGACCGGGATCGTCACCGAGACGGTTCGTTTCCACCCCTTGCTACACAACCAGGAACTCGGTCAACACTGGTGCCATCAAACGGATATCTTGCAGCCGACCGTGACACTCGAGCTGACGGATCCATTCGAGACGATCGAAAGTGGATTCTCGCAAATGACGCGACGCAATATCCGGAAGGCACGTCGCGAAGGGGTCACGATTCGCCTCGGGCGTCCGGAAGAGTACTCGGACTTCGCCCGTCTCTACCAGATGACGATGGATAAACATCAAGCCGATGCGCGGTATTACTTTGATCAGACCTACTTTGATCACTTCGCCGACGGACGGATTAAAAATGTCCTGTTGCTTGCCGAACAAGAGGGACGAATCATCGCTGGTTGCATCGTCTTAACGGGTCGCCAGTTCGCACATTATCACCTCGGTGCTTCAGATCCTGCCTACTTGTCGCTTCGACCGAATCACCTATTATTCGCGGAGATGATTCGCTGGGCAAAACAAGCTGGTCTGCAAGCGTTACATCTCGGTGGCGGAACGACACGATCCGATGAGGATAGCTTACTCGCCTACAAACGGTCTTTTGGCGAAGCGAATCGAACATTTTTCGGACTCGGGACATCGATTCTTGATACAACGATTTATGACCGGCTCGCACGACAAATCAAACGACAACATCCGGAAGTCGAGACGGGGAATTGGTTTCCGGTCTACCGGACGCCACTCCGTCAGCTGTCACCTCGAAGGGAGGAAACATCATGA
- a CDS encoding sugar transferase, with the protein MKRTFDFTVSLIAILILLPVYAVVALVIYTKLGRPIFFNQVRPGYKGELFKIYKFRTMTNETDADGQLLPDVDRIPASLEWIRRLSLDEIPQFVNILRGQMSFVGPRPLLVSYLNHYTKEQMTRHDVLPGLTGWAQIHGRNATTWQQRLEQDQWYAANHTFRLDLYILFKTFKMVISSEGNSTAHQTSMGEFKGLDGGVPHDVAKR; encoded by the coding sequence ATGAAACGCACATTCGACTTCACGGTTAGCCTCATCGCCATCCTGATCCTACTTCCTGTTTATGCCGTCGTCGCCTTAGTCATCTATACGAAACTCGGACGACCGATTTTCTTCAATCAAGTCCGCCCTGGCTATAAGGGGGAGCTGTTCAAAATCTATAAGTTCCGTACGATGACGAACGAAACAGATGCCGACGGACAACTCCTTCCGGATGTGGACCGGATTCCAGCATCGCTCGAGTGGATTCGTCGCTTAAGTCTTGATGAGATTCCACAGTTCGTTAACATCCTCCGCGGACAGATGAGTTTCGTCGGCCCGCGTCCCTTACTCGTCAGTTATCTCAATCACTATACGAAGGAGCAGATGACACGTCACGACGTCTTGCCTGGTCTGACAGGCTGGGCGCAGATTCACGGCCGCAACGCAACGACGTGGCAGCAACGCCTCGAACAAGATCAATGGTATGCGGCAAACCATACGTTCCGACTCGATCTCTATATCCTGTTCAAGACGTTCAAAATGGTCATCTCATCAGAAGGAAACTCGACGGCTCACCAGACTAGTATGGGGGAGTTCAAGGGTCTCGACGGAGGTGTTCCCCATGATGTCGCTAAGCGATGA
- a CDS encoding glycosyltransferase family 4 protein yields the protein MAPLKILQVCALDTTAETMLQPLLLALQNAGHDVGIACADTGASAKLAAKGFRMHDIPIERRIDWTSNWRTIREITRILKEDGYDAVHVHTPVAAALGRVAAKRAGTKHIVYTAHGFYFHEKMGRMTYQLTYSVEKWLARFATDYLLLQSEEDYQLAQRKRFKANTRLMHLGNGIDLTRFYPRPREAGAPFTFLFIGRIVEEKGILELLDAFEDVVYRHPEARLVIAGEMMASERDQTTKHLFLRRIREIPNVDYLGFVEDVPTLFQQVDAFVLPSHREGVPRSIIEAMASAKPVIATNIRGCREEVVEGKTGYLVEVRDVTKLAKRMNTLVEHPDRANEMGRNGFGRAMKHFNEADVIKRQLDLFSAM from the coding sequence ATGGCGCCTCTAAAAATCCTTCAAGTCTGTGCCCTTGATACGACGGCAGAGACGATGTTGCAGCCGCTCTTACTTGCTTTGCAAAACGCTGGGCACGACGTCGGTATCGCCTGTGCCGACACCGGTGCCTCGGCAAAACTCGCAGCCAAAGGATTCCGGATGCATGACATTCCGATCGAGCGCCGGATCGACTGGACGAGTAACTGGCGGACAATCCGAGAAATCACGCGAATCTTGAAGGAGGACGGCTACGACGCTGTCCATGTCCACACACCGGTCGCCGCCGCCCTCGGACGCGTTGCCGCGAAACGGGCCGGAACGAAGCATATCGTCTATACGGCACACGGCTTTTACTTCCACGAGAAGATGGGGCGGATGACGTATCAGCTGACATACTCCGTCGAAAAGTGGCTAGCACGTTTCGCAACCGACTACCTGCTCCTCCAAAGCGAGGAAGATTATCAACTCGCTCAGCGCAAACGCTTCAAAGCGAACACGCGCCTGATGCACCTTGGAAATGGGATCGACTTGACCCGCTTCTATCCACGCCCGCGCGAAGCCGGGGCACCGTTTACTTTCCTCTTCATCGGTCGGATCGTCGAAGAGAAGGGGATTCTCGAACTGCTCGATGCATTCGAGGATGTCGTCTATCGTCACCCGGAAGCTCGCCTCGTCATTGCGGGTGAGATGATGGCGAGCGAGCGCGATCAAACGACGAAACACTTATTCTTACGGCGGATTCGCGAGATTCCAAACGTCGACTACCTCGGATTCGTCGAAGATGTGCCCACCTTGTTCCAACAAGTCGATGCCTTCGTCTTACCGTCACATCGCGAAGGCGTACCACGATCAATCATCGAAGCGATGGCGAGTGCTAAACCGGTCATCGCAACAAACATCCGCGGCTGCCGCGAAGAGGTCGTCGAGGGGAAAACGGGTTATCTCGTTGAAGTCCGCGACGTCACAAAGCTCGCTAAACGGATGAACACACTCGTCGAACATCCAGACCGTGCCAACGAGATGGGACGGAACGGATTTGGCCGTGCTATGAAACATTTCAACGAAGCCGACGTCATCAAACGACAACTTGATCTCTTTTCAGCTATGTAA